The following is a genomic window from Kribbella amoyensis.
CGGCGAGGGTGTCGTACCGGGCCTGGTCGCCGCTGGACTTCACGTCGAGGATCAGGTCCGGCTTCAGCGCCGCGATCTTCTCGTACTCGGGCTCGAGCGTGCCGATCAGCTGCGGCGCCTGCTGGTACATCCCCTTCGCCCAGACACCGACCCCTTCACCGCCGAAGGCGAGCCAGTCGCTCGCGCCGACCGGCTGGACCCCGAGCGCCAGCGCCGTCTCCGCGTCGCCCCAGCCGAGGGCGACCACCCGCTTCGGCTCGGAAGGGACCTTCACCTCGCCGAACTTCGTGGCCACGCGGGCGAACGGCTCGTCCGCGCTCGCCTCCTCCGGGCCGGTCCCGCACCCCGCGAACGTCGTCGCGAGGGCGAGCAGGGCAGCCGCAACTCCGATGCGTCGAGCGATCATGGCGGTTAGGTTAACCTAACCTAATTTGCGGCGAGTCCTGACCCGCCTCCACCTCCTCCGTTAGCCTTGTGGTATGCGCACAGCCGAAAGGGGTGTCCGCAGTCGCGCTCGGTCGCTGGTCGTGTTCCTCGGCGTGAGCGTGCTGGCTGGTGCGCTGGCCGCGGGGCTGGCGATTCCGTTCGCGGGGTTCGCCGGGTTCGCCACCCAGAAGGCGGCCGTCTCGATGCAGAACCTGCCGCAGGACCTGGAGACCGCTCCACTCGCCGTCCGCAGCAAGATGCTGGCCGCCGACGGGACCTGGATCGCCACCCTCTACGAACAGAACCGGGTCCCGGTGCCGCTGGACCAGATCAGCCCGATCATGCGGCGCGCGATCGTCGCGATCGAGGACTCACGCTTCTACGAGCACGGCGCCCTGGACGCCCAGGGCACGCTGCGCGCGCTGATCCGGAACCGGAGCGAGGGCTCGGTCCAGCAGGGCGGCTCCAGCATCACCCAGCAGTACGTGAAGATGAGCCTGATCGAGAAGGCCGACACCGCCGAGCAACGCAAAGCGGCCACCGCCGTCACCTACGAGCGCAAGCTCACCGAGCTGCGGTACGCGGTCGCCATCGAGAAGCAGTTCAGCAAGGACCAGATCCTGGAGAAGTACCTGAACCTGGCCAACTTCGGCGACGGCGCGTTCGGCGTCCAGACGGCCGCGCAGCACTACTTCGGCGTCTCGGCCGCCAAGCTCACCCTGCCCCAGGCCGCGATGCTGGCCGGCCTGGTGAAGAACCCGACCGGGTACGACCCGACGAACAACCTGAAGCGGGCCAAGGACCGCCGGGACCTGGTCATCGCCCGGATGCGCGAGCTGAACCTGATCACTGCCAAGCAGGCCGCGGACGCCAGGAAGGCGCCGGTGATCGACTTCAAGAAGATCCGCAAGGTCCCGAACGGCTGCGCCAACTCGCGGTACCCGTTCTACTGCGAGTACGCGGTGGCCAAGTTGCTGGACAACCCGGCCCTCGGCAGTACCCCGAAGGAGCGCGAGCACTACCTGAAGACCGGCGGGCTGACCATCCGGACCTCGCTCGACCCGCGGATCCAGGCGGCCGCGCAGGCGTCGATCAAGGAGCACGCCAAGGTCTCGGACACCGCGATCGCGGCCATCACCGTGGTCGAGCCAGGCAGCGGCCTGGTCAAGGGGATGGTGCAGAGCAAGCCGTACGGCAAGGGCCGCAACCACACGTACTACAACCTGAACGTGGAGAAGTCGTACCCCGGCGGGTACGGCGGGTTCCAGAACGGCTCCACCATGAAGGCGTTCACGATCGCGGCCGCGATCCAGCAGGGGCTGCCGCTGACGTACCGGATCAACTCGCCCGCGCAGATCGACCTGAGTGGACGCCGGTTCAAGACCTGCTCCGGCTCCACCCGGGACCCGAACTACCGCCCGCGGAACTCCACCCGCAGCGGCAACCTGACGATGATCGAAGCCGCGAAGGCCTCGACCAACACGTACTTCCTGCAACTGTCCCAGCGCACCGGGCTGTGCTCGATCGCCACGATCGCGGCGAACCTCGGCATGTACAACGCGCAGACCCAGGAACCGCTCGACCAGGTGGTCTCGATGACGCTCGGCGTCGGGT
Proteins encoded in this region:
- a CDS encoding penicillin-binding protein, which encodes MRTAERGVRSRARSLVVFLGVSVLAGALAAGLAIPFAGFAGFATQKAAVSMQNLPQDLETAPLAVRSKMLAADGTWIATLYEQNRVPVPLDQISPIMRRAIVAIEDSRFYEHGALDAQGTLRALIRNRSEGSVQQGGSSITQQYVKMSLIEKADTAEQRKAATAVTYERKLTELRYAVAIEKQFSKDQILEKYLNLANFGDGAFGVQTAAQHYFGVSAAKLTLPQAAMLAGLVKNPTGYDPTNNLKRAKDRRDLVIARMRELNLITAKQAADARKAPVIDFKKIRKVPNGCANSRYPFYCEYAVAKLLDNPALGSTPKEREHYLKTGGLTIRTSLDPRIQAAAQASIKEHAKVSDTAIAAITVVEPGSGLVKGMVQSKPYGKGRNHTYYNLNVEKSYPGGYGGFQNGSTMKAFTIAAAIQQGLPLTYRINSPAQIDLSGRRFKTCSGSTRDPNYRPRNSTRSGNLTMIEAAKASTNTYFLQLSQRTGLCSIATIAANLGMYNAQTQEPLDQVVSMTLGVGYVTPLMLSNAYATFAARGKYCRPTVVTSVQDKSGKPVQTPGIGCRQVLTPAVADGVNRVLSAVMEPGGTGGRLNFGNWDLAGKTGTIQDNLAVWYAGYTPNLAAAAVVADATLPYTNLMYGHTLDGQDISDPTGSGTAGPLWQTAMEKALQGMPLRRFVPPNSKITGGDGKSLPPVSGMSPGEATDTLSRAGYQVVLSGDRVNSPEAEGTVAYTDPRTGDRPPPGSQVTLFLSNGQN